A single window of Nicotiana sylvestris chromosome 3, ASM39365v2, whole genome shotgun sequence DNA harbors:
- the LOC104218720 gene encoding uncharacterized protein gives MAADTLSRESGGTLAHLTINKEHATGSIARSSLIERVKAKQFEDPNLVKIRNGLQSKDILTFSLNEDGVLKMNGRLCVPDVDGLRYEIMAEAHNSRYSMHPGSTKMYKDLREIYSWNRMKENISDFVARCLNCQQVKGEHQRPGGLA, from the coding sequence ATGGCAGCCGACACGCTAAGCAGAGAATCAGGAGGTACCTTGGCACATTTAACGATAAATAAAGAGCATGCCACAGGTTCCATTGCACGTTCCTCTCTTATTGAACGTGTCAAGGCTAAGCAATTTGAAGATCCAAATTTGGTGAAAATTCGAAATGGTTTGCAATCTAAGGATATCCTTACATTTTCTCTTAACGAGGATGGGGTGTTGAAGATGAACGGTCGCTTGTGTGTGCCAGATGTCGATGGGCTTCGTTATGAAATTATGGCTGAGGCACACAACTCAAGATATTCCATGCATCCAGGGTCCACAAAAATGTATAAAGATCTGCGGGAGATCTATTCGTGGAATCGAATGAAGGAAAATATTTCGGACTTCGTGGCTAGATGTTTAAATTGCCAGCAAGTAAAGggtgagcatcaaagacctggtgggtTGGCTTAG